From Spirosoma agri, one genomic window encodes:
- a CDS encoding response regulator transcription factor, which translates to MRILVVEDELKLAVSLKRGLEEFGFLASVALDGASARRAIDFGDVNLVILDVNLPDVSGFALCREIRTRNAYLPVIMLTALGTIENKLSGFDAGADDYLMKPFEFSELLARIQAIRKRSQQANNPLDASRLILADLVLDLREKSVSRAGHPINVTPREIALLEYFLRHQGTVLTRNEIAENVWDIPIDSGTNLIDVYINSLRKKIDNDFPTKLIHTRKGIGYMMKAEA; encoded by the coding sequence ATGCGAATTCTGGTAGTTGAAGATGAGCTTAAGCTGGCTGTATCCCTGAAAAGAGGGTTGGAGGAGTTCGGTTTTCTGGCTTCTGTAGCCCTCGATGGGGCGTCTGCCCGGCGGGCCATTGACTTTGGCGACGTTAATCTGGTCATCCTGGACGTTAATCTACCCGACGTCAGTGGGTTCGCTTTATGCCGGGAAATTCGTACCCGCAATGCGTATTTGCCTGTCATCATGCTGACGGCCCTCGGAACGATCGAAAATAAATTATCGGGCTTCGATGCCGGCGCGGACGACTACCTGATGAAGCCGTTTGAGTTCAGCGAATTGCTCGCCCGAATTCAGGCAATCCGGAAGCGCAGTCAACAGGCGAATAACCCCCTCGACGCGAGCCGGTTGATTTTAGCCGATCTGGTGCTTGATCTCCGCGAAAAATCAGTGAGTCGGGCTGGGCACCCGATCAATGTGACGCCCCGCGAAATCGCCCTGCTCGAATATTTTCTGCGGCATCAGGGGACCGTGTTGACCCGCAATGAAATTGCCGAGAATGTGTGGGACATTCCCATCGATTCGGGAACGAATCTGATCGATGTGTACATCAATTCGCTTCGCAAAAAGATCGATAACGACTTCCCGACAAAACTTATTCACACCCGGAAAGGTATTGGCTATATGATGAAAGCGGAAGCCTGA
- a CDS encoding efflux RND transporter periplasmic adaptor subunit: MNRMLVFMSLCALLCLASCAKKEEEKEEETKYLVTSPLRKDTTITNDFVAQIHSIQHIELRALEKGYLQKIFVDEGQYVKKGQLMFKILPIQYQAELLKAQAEANYVDVEYKNTKLLADSNIVSKNELALARAKLDKAKAEVSVAQIHLGFTEVRAPFDGIMDHFQVRLGSLVNEGDLLTTLSDNSKMWVYFNVPEAEYLNYKTHAQEENLKNVNLLMANQRLYNQSGVVQTIEADFNNETGNIAFRATFPNPNGLLRHGETGNIQMTLPMRNALIIPQKATFEVLEKKYVYVIDKDSKVRSREITIAAEMPHIFVVRSGLNQDDKILLEGLRQVKENEKIQYKFVQPASVIANLSLYAE, translated from the coding sequence ATGAATAGAATGCTTGTGTTTATGAGCTTGTGTGCCTTGTTGTGCCTCGCAAGCTGCGCAAAAAAAGAAGAAGAAAAAGAAGAGGAAACCAAATACCTGGTCACCAGTCCATTGAGAAAAGACACGACGATCACCAATGACTTCGTGGCTCAGATTCACTCGATCCAGCACATCGAATTGAGGGCACTGGAAAAGGGTTACCTACAGAAAATTTTTGTGGATGAAGGGCAGTACGTCAAAAAAGGGCAGCTCATGTTTAAAATTCTGCCGATCCAGTACCAGGCCGAATTACTGAAAGCCCAGGCCGAAGCTAACTACGTAGACGTCGAATACAAGAACACGAAATTACTGGCGGACAGCAACATTGTCTCTAAAAATGAATTGGCCCTGGCCCGAGCGAAGTTAGACAAGGCAAAAGCGGAAGTGTCCGTCGCCCAGATACACCTGGGATTCACCGAAGTGCGGGCACCTTTCGATGGGATCATGGACCATTTTCAGGTACGATTGGGTAGCCTGGTGAACGAGGGTGATTTGCTGACCACCCTCTCCGACAACAGTAAAATGTGGGTGTATTTCAACGTGCCGGAAGCCGAGTATCTGAACTACAAAACCCACGCTCAGGAAGAAAACCTGAAGAACGTCAACCTGCTGATGGCCAATCAGCGATTATACAATCAATCTGGGGTAGTTCAGACCATTGAGGCCGACTTCAACAACGAAACAGGCAACATTGCCTTCCGGGCTACGTTCCCCAACCCCAACGGACTATTGCGGCACGGCGAAACCGGTAATATCCAGATGACCTTACCGATGAGAAATGCCCTGATCATCCCGCAGAAAGCCACGTTCGAAGTGCTGGAAAAGAAGTACGTGTACGTGATCGATAAAGACAGCAAAGTGCGGTCGCGGGAAATCACGATAGCCGCCGAAATGCCGCACATTTTTGTTGTTCGCTCCGGGCTGAATCAAGATGATAAGATCCTTCTGGAAGGCTTACGGCAGGTGAAAGAAAACGAAAAAATACAGTACAAATTCGTACAGCCAGCGTCTGTTATCGCCAATCTAAGTTTGTATGCCGAGTAA